In Limibacter armeniacum, a single window of DNA contains:
- a CDS encoding ABC transporter permease, which yields MRILGYLIQKEFIQIVRNKALLPMMTILPIVQLILLSNAASNEIKDVRVVLVDMDQSETSRLLVRKITANDRFTIVDAPFSQEQGMELLQANKADIILEVPSNFEKEYIRGEQPELQMLVNAINGQQATVGSGYLNNVIRSFNQDIMREVAVRMRQVGGAQVNIVTRNWYNPEIKYNHFMAPGILAEITALLTIVLSAMNVVREREIGTIEQINVTPIQKWQFILGKLIPFLCVGLVLLTVGLTAAKLIFDIPIRGNIPLIFFYAIFNLIAVLGLGLLISNFADTQQQAIFVAFFFVMIFILMCGLFTPIDSMPKWAQLLTIPNPLAHFISVSRKVLMKGSGLADVKWEFIYTIMLAIVFNSLAIWSYRKQV from the coding sequence ATGAGAATCTTAGGCTATCTGATACAGAAGGAGTTTATCCAGATTGTCCGCAACAAAGCTTTGTTGCCAATGATGACGATCCTGCCGATTGTGCAGCTGATCCTGCTTTCCAATGCCGCTTCCAATGAGATAAAGGATGTTAGGGTTGTGCTGGTAGATATGGATCAGTCTGAAACTTCCCGCTTGCTGGTAAGAAAAATAACTGCCAATGACCGCTTTACCATCGTAGATGCTCCTTTTAGTCAGGAGCAGGGAATGGAATTATTACAGGCAAATAAAGCGGATATCATCCTTGAAGTACCATCCAATTTTGAGAAGGAATATATCAGGGGAGAGCAACCCGAATTGCAGATGTTGGTCAATGCTATCAACGGACAGCAGGCAACAGTAGGTTCTGGTTACCTGAACAATGTGATCCGTTCTTTCAATCAAGATATCATGCGTGAGGTGGCAGTGAGAATGAGACAGGTTGGAGGGGCACAGGTTAATATTGTCACCCGAAACTGGTACAATCCCGAAATCAAGTATAACCACTTTATGGCACCGGGTATTCTGGCGGAAATCACAGCCTTGCTGACTATTGTGCTGTCTGCCATGAACGTGGTGCGGGAAAGGGAAATCGGAACCATTGAACAGATCAATGTGACACCTATTCAGAAATGGCAGTTTATCCTAGGTAAGCTGATTCCGTTTCTCTGTGTAGGATTGGTACTGTTGACCGTAGGATTGACCGCTGCCAAGCTGATCTTCGATATCCCGATCAGGGGAAATATTCCGTTGATTTTCTTCTATGCCATCTTTAACCTGATTGCTGTTTTGGGATTGGGACTACTGATCTCCAACTTTGCCGATACGCAGCAGCAAGCCATCTTTGTCGCTTTTTTCTTTGTGATGATCTTTATCCTGATGTGCGGTCTTTTCACCCCCATAGACAGTATGCCGAAATGGGCGCAACTGCTGACCATCCCAAATCCGTTGGCGCACTTTATTTCGGTCTCAAGAAAAGTCCTGATGAAAGGAAGTGGTTTGGCAGATGTAAAGTGGGAGTTTATTTATACCATTATGTTGGCGATTGTATTCAATAGTCTGGCGATATGGAGTTATAGGAAGCAGGTGTAA
- a CDS encoding SprT-like domain-containing protein: MEYEQIVNALAKYMPVEAAPLGAKWIQDYKVHFTIKPKRKTINGDYRPPYMGKGHRISVNGSLNPYSFLVTFVHEFAHLAVWEKYQNKVQPHGKEWKMAFAHLMQPFLNVGIFPDDIRQALVAYLKNPLASSCADPALYKTLKRYDKDQDQVVLLEDLPDGSYFSLEDGRIFKKNHLLRKHFKCTEKETERTFRISGLIQVKPL, from the coding sequence ATGGAATACGAACAAATCGTTAACGCCCTAGCGAAATATATGCCTGTTGAAGCGGCTCCACTTGGTGCCAAGTGGATTCAGGACTACAAAGTACACTTTACCATCAAGCCCAAAAGAAAAACCATCAATGGAGACTACAGACCTCCTTATATGGGAAAAGGACACCGAATCAGTGTCAATGGCAGCCTAAACCCCTATAGCTTTCTGGTTACGTTTGTACATGAGTTTGCACATTTAGCTGTTTGGGAAAAATATCAAAACAAGGTACAACCTCATGGCAAGGAATGGAAGATGGCATTTGCACATTTGATGCAACCATTTCTCAATGTTGGCATTTTTCCGGATGATATCAGACAAGCCTTGGTCGCTTACCTGAAAAATCCGTTGGCTTCAAGCTGTGCTGACCCTGCCTTGTACAAAACTTTGAAGCGCTATGACAAGGACCAAGACCAAGTGGTTTTGCTCGAAGATTTGCCCGATGGAAGTTACTTTTCCCTTGAAGACGGAAGAATTTTCAAAAAAAATCACCTGCTCCGAAAGCATTTTAAGTGCACCGAAAAGGAAACAGAAAGAACATTCAGAATCAGCGGGTTAATTCAGGTAAAACCCCTTTAA
- a CDS encoding alanine/glycine:cation symporter family protein: protein MKEIEAWCVAFGNYAWGMPLLTLLLGGGIFFMMYSRFLPFRYFGHAINILRGKYDDPDDPGEIDHYQALSGAIAATVGMGNISGVAVAIATGGPGALFWMWVSALFGCATKFFTCTLAVMYRGKDTEGNLEGGPMYVITEGLGKQWKPLAVFFAVVGLFGVSPMFQANQLTQVIRDVVLTPAGMLAPERWMTDVIIGTVIMLVVSLVIFGGIQRISNVAGKLVPFMIVLYTGFVLYIIFSNFGQVPVAFEMIFEDAFTGDAILGGSLGAIIVAGARRAAFSNEAGIGTAPMIHGAAKTKEPVREGLVAMLGPAIDTILVCTMTALAILITGVWQTSDSDGVTLTAAAFSQAAPMLGHTILVICVLIFSITTLFTFSYYGTKCTSFLLGAKYKGLYNYLYAALIVCGAVFPMKAVISLMDGMYAMMAIPTMVSALLLSPKVMKAATSYFKRVNEMEQEEVLDVK, encoded by the coding sequence ATGAAAGAAATTGAAGCATGGTGTGTGGCTTTTGGAAACTATGCATGGGGGATGCCTTTGCTGACATTGTTATTGGGTGGAGGAATATTTTTTATGATGTATTCTCGTTTTTTACCTTTCCGCTATTTTGGTCACGCTATTAATATTCTTAGAGGTAAATACGATGATCCTGACGATCCGGGAGAAATCGACCATTACCAAGCCTTGTCAGGTGCTATTGCAGCAACTGTAGGGATGGGTAATATCAGTGGTGTTGCGGTGGCAATTGCTACTGGTGGACCAGGTGCGTTATTCTGGATGTGGGTAAGTGCTTTATTCGGCTGTGCAACCAAGTTTTTTACATGTACACTTGCCGTTATGTATAGAGGAAAAGATACTGAAGGCAACCTTGAAGGAGGACCGATGTATGTCATCACCGAAGGCTTAGGTAAGCAGTGGAAACCACTGGCAGTATTTTTTGCTGTAGTAGGTTTGTTTGGTGTTTCGCCAATGTTTCAGGCAAACCAACTGACACAGGTTATCCGTGATGTGGTACTGACTCCAGCAGGAATGTTAGCTCCTGAAAGATGGATGACAGACGTGATTATTGGTACTGTAATTATGCTGGTAGTGTCATTGGTTATATTCGGAGGCATTCAACGTATCAGTAATGTAGCAGGTAAGTTGGTGCCTTTTATGATTGTGTTATATACAGGTTTTGTACTGTATATCATCTTCTCAAACTTCGGTCAGGTACCTGTCGCATTTGAGATGATCTTTGAAGATGCGTTTACTGGTGATGCCATATTAGGAGGTTCTTTGGGGGCTATCATTGTTGCCGGAGCCAGAAGGGCAGCATTTTCAAATGAAGCAGGAATTGGTACAGCCCCAATGATACATGGCGCTGCCAAGACAAAAGAGCCAGTTCGTGAAGGGCTTGTGGCAATGCTTGGCCCTGCGATTGATACAATCCTTGTTTGTACGATGACGGCCTTGGCAATTCTGATCACAGGTGTTTGGCAAACGAGTGATTCAGATGGCGTAACGTTGACAGCAGCAGCCTTTTCACAAGCAGCACCAATGTTAGGACATACCATTTTGGTGATTTGTGTTTTGATCTTTTCGATTACCACATTGTTCACCTTCTCTTATTACGGGACAAAGTGTACATCCTTCCTGTTAGGAGCAAAATACAAAGGTTTGTACAACTACCTGTATGCTGCTTTGATCGTTTGTGGAGCGGTGTTCCCAATGAAAGCCGTGATTAGTTTGATGGACGGTATGTACGCCATGATGGCTATTCCGACAATGGTGTCAGCTTTGTTGCTTTCACCAAAAGTAATGAAGGCTGCAACGTCCTATTTCAAGCGTGTCAATGAGATGGAACAAGAAGAGGTTTTAGATGTTAAGTAA
- a CDS encoding threonine aldolase family protein, translating into MMKGFASDNYAGVSPEIMEAIAKANLAEHQGSYGADEFTGRAVGMIKEIFGAPDAEVFFVMNGTGANVTALQTMCRSYEAVVCTEMAHINTDECAAAEKFIGGKLLYLPSKMGKLNIDQIRPLLGGRGEHQALPRVISITQATEVGTLYTVEEIKAFAEFAHENGLYLHVDGARIANAAVSLGVSFKEMLTDTGVDVVSFGGTKNGMMMGEAVVFLNPELARDYRFVRKQGMQLLSKMRYVGAQFEAYLSDNLWYKNARHANMLAQKLGEKLSKLDGVALMCPVEANGVFVELPREITSTLQERFPFYIWNEETNAARLMVSFDTTEVEVNEFVQMAEELIG; encoded by the coding sequence ATGATGAAAGGATTTGCAAGTGATAATTATGCAGGCGTCTCTCCTGAAATAATGGAGGCAATTGCAAAGGCCAACTTGGCAGAGCATCAGGGTTCTTATGGGGCTGATGAGTTTACTGGACGTGCAGTCGGGATGATCAAGGAAATCTTTGGTGCACCTGATGCGGAAGTGTTTTTTGTCATGAATGGGACAGGTGCGAATGTGACAGCACTTCAGACCATGTGTCGTTCTTATGAGGCGGTCGTATGTACTGAGATGGCGCATATCAATACCGATGAGTGTGCAGCTGCTGAAAAGTTTATAGGCGGTAAATTGCTTTACTTACCTTCAAAGATGGGCAAGCTGAATATTGACCAGATTAGACCTTTGCTTGGGGGCAGGGGAGAGCATCAGGCGCTACCAAGGGTAATCTCCATTACACAGGCAACCGAAGTTGGTACACTCTACACAGTGGAAGAGATCAAGGCTTTTGCTGAGTTTGCACATGAGAATGGACTGTATTTGCATGTGGACGGAGCCAGAATTGCCAACGCAGCAGTTTCCTTGGGTGTAAGTTTTAAAGAAATGCTGACAGACACAGGTGTAGATGTAGTGTCGTTTGGGGGTACTAAAAACGGGATGATGATGGGAGAGGCTGTCGTCTTCTTGAATCCTGAGTTAGCAAGAGATTACCGATTTGTCAGGAAGCAGGGTATGCAGCTGTTGTCTAAAATGCGTTATGTAGGCGCTCAATTTGAGGCTTACCTTTCAGATAACCTGTGGTACAAAAATGCGAGACATGCCAATATGCTTGCACAGAAGCTGGGAGAAAAGCTTTCCAAGCTGGATGGAGTTGCATTGATGTGTCCTGTTGAGGCAAATGGTGTTTTTGTTGAATTGCCTAGAGAAATTACGTCAACGCTTCAGGAGCGCTTCCCTTTCTATATTTGGAATGAGGAAACCAATGCTGCCCGACTGATGGTTTCGTTTGACACTACTGAAGTAGAAGTGAATGAGTTTGTACAAATGGCGGAAGAACTGATCGGTTAA
- a CDS encoding uracil-DNA glycosylase family protein, which produces MSIETHPFGYFLPAFPKTLILGSFPCFNGTDYGDWFYSGSGKNHFWKLLSDIFEMPANTLEEKKSLCEKHGLALTDIAHKIERKKGNCSDSNLRIVEINKEAIERCLASEIEKILFTSRFVERHFLRHFPKVKVPSGILVSPSPAANIHIAGLAEYKQLRADEIVVSPYEYRLLKYRELLMQ; this is translated from the coding sequence ATGTCCATCGAAACCCACCCTTTCGGTTATTTTTTACCTGCTTTTCCTAAAACTCTGATTCTAGGAAGCTTTCCCTGTTTCAATGGGACAGATTATGGTGACTGGTTTTACAGTGGAAGCGGAAAAAATCATTTCTGGAAATTGCTTTCGGATATATTTGAAATGCCAGCTAACACTTTAGAGGAGAAAAAGTCTCTTTGTGAAAAGCATGGATTAGCATTGACAGATATTGCACACAAGATTGAACGAAAAAAGGGAAACTGCTCGGATAGTAACCTTAGGATTGTCGAGATCAATAAGGAAGCTATTGAAAGGTGTCTTGCTTCGGAAATTGAAAAAATCCTCTTTACTAGCCGATTTGTGGAGCGACATTTCCTTAGGCATTTTCCAAAGGTCAAAGTCCCTTCAGGGATATTGGTGTCTCCTTCCCCAGCAGCGAATATCCATATAGCAGGTTTGGCTGAATATAAACAGCTACGAGCTGATGAAATAGTTGTTTCTCCCTATGAATATCGTTTGTTGAAGTACAGGGAGTTGCTTATGCAATAA
- a CDS encoding DinB family protein — MKFNTQELIKELSTAIISQQQWMEREIQTLSEEELNWKAAPDSWSILECVEHLNRYAEFYLDKFEAKTKCGEETKSDVYQSGWLGNYFANSMLPKEGKVTNRMKTFSDKNPSGSNLTKKVLEVHQRDQERLVEILNDSSHLDFGKNRIPTTLGSWMKLKYGDALRFIINHIVRHYVQLHRIREGVEAAKQAS; from the coding sequence ATGAAGTTTAATACCCAAGAATTGATTAAAGAACTCTCAACTGCCATTATCAGCCAACAACAATGGATGGAAAGAGAAATTCAAACCCTCTCTGAGGAAGAACTGAACTGGAAGGCTGCACCTGATTCATGGAGTATTCTAGAATGCGTGGAGCACCTTAACCGTTATGCGGAATTTTATCTGGACAAGTTTGAAGCGAAAACTAAATGTGGGGAAGAGACAAAGTCTGATGTTTACCAGTCGGGTTGGCTGGGAAATTATTTTGCCAATTCCATGTTGCCCAAAGAAGGAAAAGTAACTAATAGAATGAAAACATTTAGTGACAAGAACCCTTCAGGAAGTAACCTGACAAAAAAGGTATTGGAAGTGCACCAAAGAGATCAGGAAAGGCTGGTGGAAATTTTGAATGATTCATCCCATCTAGATTTTGGGAAAAACAGGATTCCAACAACCTTGGGAAGCTGGATGAAACTAAAATACGGAGATGCATTGCGTTTTATCATCAACCATATTGTTAGGCATTATGTACAGCTTCACAGAATAAGAGAAGGAGTTGAGGCTGCCAAACAGGCAAGCTGA
- the mazG gene encoding nucleoside triphosphate pyrophosphohydrolase, which translates to MKDQTNDPRLLAFKRLLDIMDDLREKCPWDRKQTLESLRYLTIEETYELSDAIIEKDMEEVRKELGDLMLHLVFYAKIGSETNDFNITDVLNGICEKLIVRHPHIYGDVEVQDEEDVKRNWELIKLKEKGNKKKTILGGVPKSLPAMIKAMRIQEKAKGAGFDWDNKEQVWDKVEEEMAEFQHEYKDVNNIDQDKATGEFGDLLFSLINYSRFVNIDPETALELTNKKFIRRFNYLEERVQQDGKEFGQMTLEEMDAYWNEAKTKGI; encoded by the coding sequence ATGAAAGACCAAACGAACGATCCTAGGCTGCTTGCCTTCAAGCGATTACTGGATATTATGGATGACCTGAGAGAGAAATGTCCTTGGGACCGCAAGCAAACGCTGGAATCCTTACGTTACCTGACCATTGAAGAAACTTACGAGCTTTCTGATGCCATTATAGAAAAAGACATGGAGGAAGTCAGAAAAGAGCTTGGTGACCTGATGCTGCACTTGGTGTTTTATGCTAAAATAGGTTCTGAAACCAATGATTTTAACATCACAGATGTATTGAATGGTATCTGTGAAAAGCTGATTGTACGCCACCCACACATATATGGAGATGTGGAGGTTCAGGACGAAGAAGATGTAAAGCGAAATTGGGAACTCATCAAACTCAAGGAAAAAGGAAATAAGAAAAAGACAATTTTGGGAGGTGTACCAAAATCGTTGCCTGCCATGATTAAGGCAATGCGGATTCAGGAAAAGGCTAAAGGCGCGGGCTTTGATTGGGACAACAAAGAGCAGGTTTGGGATAAGGTAGAAGAGGAAATGGCTGAATTTCAGCATGAATATAAGGACGTCAACAATATAGATCAGGATAAGGCAACAGGGGAGTTTGGGGATCTTCTGTTCTCGTTGATCAACTATTCTCGATTTGTAAATATTGACCCTGAAACGGCGCTGGAACTAACCAACAAGAAGTTTATCAGGCGTTTCAACTATCTGGAAGAAAGAGTGCAGCAAGATGGGAAGGAGTTTGGACAAATGACGCTGGAGGAAATGGACGCTTATTGGAATGAGGCAAAGACAAAAGGGATCTAG
- a CDS encoding sterol desaturase family protein — MTNYWNTFINGYTGYANYLWHEITHPSWHNYFYWLIGLSVFVFGLELIRPWRKNQPKFRKDFWLDAFYMLFNFFLFSLVIYNATSDVVVQFFNDFLGIFGIKNLVAINLQSLPLWAVWLIGFFIRDFIQWWTHRLLHTVPWLWEFHKVHHSVKEMGFAAHLRFHWMETVVYRTIEYIPLAMIGIGLYDFFVIHIITLAIGHLNHANIYLPIGPLQKVLNSPQMHIWHHAYHLPKKYKNGVNFGLTLSLWDYLFGTAYIPYDGRDIELGFEGDDQFPKDFIGQSTHGILANEDKAHK, encoded by the coding sequence ATGACCAACTATTGGAACACATTTATCAATGGCTATACTGGTTATGCCAATTACCTCTGGCATGAAATCACACACCCAAGCTGGCACAATTACTTCTATTGGCTCATCGGTTTGTCTGTGTTTGTATTTGGGTTGGAGTTGATACGCCCTTGGCGGAAAAACCAACCCAAGTTTCGTAAAGACTTCTGGTTAGATGCATTCTACATGTTGTTCAATTTCTTCCTGTTCTCCCTTGTCATTTACAATGCAACATCAGATGTAGTTGTACAGTTTTTCAATGATTTTTTAGGGATTTTTGGAATCAAAAATCTGGTAGCCATAAACCTCCAATCACTACCTCTTTGGGCTGTCTGGCTGATTGGCTTCTTTATAAGGGACTTTATACAATGGTGGACGCACCGACTGCTACATACCGTACCGTGGCTTTGGGAGTTTCATAAGGTACATCACTCGGTCAAAGAAATGGGGTTTGCTGCACACCTGCGTTTTCACTGGATGGAGACTGTCGTTTATCGCACCATCGAATACATTCCACTTGCCATGATTGGCATCGGCTTATATGACTTCTTTGTAATTCATATTATCACCTTGGCTATAGGTCACTTAAACCATGCTAACATCTACTTGCCTATAGGTCCTCTGCAAAAGGTTCTCAATAGCCCACAGATGCATATTTGGCACCATGCTTACCACTTGCCAAAGAAGTATAAAAACGGGGTAAACTTCGGGCTAACCCTAAGCCTTTGGGACTACCTGTTTGGAACTGCCTATATCCCTTATGATGGACGAGACATTGAATTAGGCTTTGAAGGGGATGACCAATTCCCGAAAGACTTTATTGGGCAAAGCACACATGGAATATTAGCTAACGAAGATAAAGCACATAAATAA
- a CDS encoding porin family protein, translated as MKKLLLTTFVCLMAFFVSEGYAQLVIKPLAGINTTSLRDLDGNDSNIGYQFGGNVMFGHHLYIEPGVQWFRREGEFRDNGTDYKTKFKGIRVPLNFGLSLFEPDAALNVRGFVGGSASFITDSNGTQNQFDFDDVSWGVGVGAGVDFLMFFLDLNYEWGINDIIKEDIKAKPNAFYANFGVRIPL; from the coding sequence ATGAAAAAGCTACTACTTACTACTTTTGTCTGTCTGATGGCATTTTTTGTTTCAGAAGGGTATGCACAACTGGTCATTAAACCATTGGCAGGAATTAACACAACTTCTTTACGTGACCTAGATGGCAACGACTCCAACATTGGCTACCAATTTGGTGGTAATGTCATGTTCGGTCATCACCTTTACATTGAGCCTGGTGTACAATGGTTCAGGAGAGAAGGAGAGTTCCGAGACAATGGAACAGATTATAAGACAAAATTTAAAGGGATCAGAGTCCCTCTCAACTTTGGTCTGAGTTTGTTCGAACCTGATGCAGCACTCAATGTCAGAGGATTTGTTGGTGGCTCGGCATCCTTTATCACTGATTCAAATGGTACCCAAAACCAATTTGATTTTGATGATGTCTCTTGGGGTGTCGGAGTCGGTGCAGGTGTTGACTTCCTTATGTTCTTTTTAGACCTCAACTATGAGTGGGGCATCAATGATATTATCAAAGAAGACATCAAAGCAAAGCCAAACGCATTCTACGCTAATTTTGGAGTTAGAATTCCATTGTAG
- a CDS encoding VOC family protein, whose amino-acid sequence MKRVTGIGGIFFKCTNPTEVKSWYSKHLGLNTDEYGTSFEWRKAENPNEKGYTAWSPMDEKTDYFAPSEQSFMVNFRVENLEALIAVLKEEGVQVIGEIQSYEYGKFAHIMDPEGNKVELWEPVDEEYDKVADKKTF is encoded by the coding sequence ATGAAGCGAGTAACAGGCATTGGCGGCATTTTCTTTAAATGTACTAACCCTACCGAAGTAAAGTCATGGTACAGTAAACATTTGGGGCTGAATACGGATGAGTATGGAACCAGTTTCGAATGGCGCAAAGCAGAGAATCCAAATGAAAAAGGTTATACGGCATGGAGCCCAATGGATGAAAAGACAGATTACTTTGCGCCTTCAGAGCAGTCTTTTATGGTCAATTTCAGGGTAGAGAATTTGGAAGCACTTATAGCTGTTCTAAAAGAAGAAGGAGTTCAGGTAATAGGTGAAATCCAAAGCTATGAATATGGTAAGTTTGCCCATATCATGGATCCGGAAGGGAATAAGGTAGAGCTTTGGGAACCTGTTGATGAGGAGTATGACAAGGTTGCAGACAAGAAGACTTTCTAG
- a CDS encoding leucine-rich repeat domain-containing protein gives MKSLYFFIGSLLLLSACNPRYYVLLKSDQRKELKSKINEHTEFHIRREEERLKRMEASKEMLKKPGVKLGDNSKREAEYAIQRLEYDSLAKIALSSGTDTIIALSLKGAGYQQLPIWLKEFKNLKRLDLSRNKLSEVDLPYLPNLEVLNLSQNEFEKIPECIFQMPHLKKVYLFRNKLSKNVKRLRAGESDSIELLDLSRNKLTRFPAELKKLKAIKKLDISGNKIGSLKGVWKIKSLQDLTADENPLFLHPKDVAELRRLKRFSAAVCQLNYVPEQIGDAVFLEKLVLTDNRLENLPSSIGKLQRLQNLTLYKNSLTTVPEEVYTIKSLKWLDLYYNQLTELSAAIGNLEHLEILYTSYNKLQALPNEISKLTKLEELYAHNNHLMQVPASYGSLKALKVLHLQNNLLTEFPVFVLDLPKLKELNLASNELKMVPEDLLKLENLNMFFVEDNLIEKGTEAHEQVKEVMSVLSERRVSTRF, from the coding sequence ATGAAAAGCCTTTATTTTTTCATCGGATCATTATTACTGCTCTCTGCTTGTAACCCACGATACTACGTACTGCTGAAAAGTGATCAAAGAAAGGAGTTGAAATCTAAAATAAATGAACATACCGAATTTCATATCAGGAGAGAGGAGGAGCGCCTGAAGAGAATGGAGGCATCAAAAGAGATGCTTAAAAAGCCTGGTGTCAAGTTGGGAGACAATAGTAAGAGGGAGGCTGAATATGCAATTCAACGATTGGAGTATGACAGTTTAGCAAAAATAGCACTGTCTTCTGGGACGGATACCATTATAGCGTTGAGTCTTAAAGGAGCAGGGTATCAGCAGCTACCGATTTGGCTCAAGGAGTTTAAGAACCTGAAAAGGCTTGACCTGAGTAGAAACAAGCTTTCAGAAGTTGACCTACCTTATTTACCTAATCTTGAAGTACTCAACCTGTCGCAGAATGAGTTTGAAAAGATTCCTGAATGCATATTTCAGATGCCGCATCTCAAGAAGGTTTATCTTTTCAGAAATAAGCTGAGTAAAAATGTAAAAAGGTTGAGAGCTGGAGAATCAGATTCTATTGAGCTACTTGATTTGAGCAGGAATAAACTGACTCGTTTTCCCGCTGAACTGAAAAAACTGAAAGCAATCAAAAAGTTGGATATCAGTGGGAACAAGATTGGCAGTTTGAAAGGAGTCTGGAAAATAAAATCCTTACAAGATTTGACTGCTGATGAGAACCCGCTGTTTTTGCATCCAAAAGATGTAGCAGAACTTAGAAGGCTGAAACGTTTTTCGGCAGCTGTATGTCAACTTAACTATGTACCCGAACAGATAGGTGATGCGGTTTTTCTGGAAAAATTGGTTTTGACTGATAACCGACTGGAAAACCTGCCTTCTTCCATTGGGAAACTTCAGCGGTTGCAAAACCTGACTTTGTATAAAAATAGCCTGACTACGGTTCCCGAAGAGGTTTACACGATCAAGTCTCTAAAGTGGCTTGACCTGTACTATAACCAGCTTACTGAACTTAGTGCTGCCATTGGAAACTTAGAGCACCTTGAAATTCTCTACACTTCTTATAATAAGCTACAGGCTTTGCCGAATGAAATCTCAAAACTAACTAAGCTGGAGGAGTTATACGCCCACAACAATCATTTGATGCAGGTGCCAGCATCGTATGGTTCACTGAAAGCGCTCAAGGTGCTTCACCTTCAGAATAACCTGCTTACCGAGTTTCCTGTATTTGTATTGGACTTACCCAAGTTGAAGGAACTGAATTTAGCCTCAAACGAATTGAAAATGGTTCCTGAGGATCTTTTGAAACTGGAAAACCTGAATATGTTTTTTGTAGAAGACAATCTTATAGAGAAAGGAACCGAAGCGCATGAACAGGTGAAGGAAGTAATGTCTGTGTTATCAGAAAGAAGAGTCTCTACTCGGTTCTGA